A single Microtus ochrogaster isolate Prairie Vole_2 linkage group LG3, MicOch1.0, whole genome shotgun sequence DNA region contains:
- the Slc1a6 gene encoding excitatory amino acid transporter 4 isoform X2: MSSHGNSLFLRESGQRLGGVGCLQSFQDSLQQRALRTRLRLQTMTREHVRRFLRRNAFILLTVSAVIIGVSLAFALRPYQLSYRQIKYFSFPGELLMRMLQMLVLPLIVSSLVTGMASLDNKATGRMGMRAAVYYMVTTVIAVFIGILMVTIIHPGKGSKEGLHREGRIETVPTADAFMDLVRNMFPPNLVEACFKQFKTQYSTRVVTRTIVRTENGSELGASMSPPSSVENETSILENVTRALGTLQEVISFEETVPVPGSANGINALGLVVFSVAFGLVIGGMKHKGRVLRDFFDSLNEAIMRLVGIIIW, translated from the exons ATGAGCAGCCACGGCAACAGTCTGTTCCTGAGGGAGAGCGGCCAGCGCCTGGGTGGCGTGGGCTGTCTACAGAGCTTCCAGGACAGTCTGCAGCAGAGAGCTCTGCGCACGCGCCTGCGTCTGCAGACCATGACCAGAGAGCACGTGCGGCGCTTCCTGCGCAGGAATGCCTTCATCTTGCTCACAGTTAGCGCTGTGATCATTG GAGTCAGTCTGGCATTTGCTTTGCGCCCATATCAGCTCTCCTACCGCCAGATAAAGTACTTCTCTTTTCCTGGTGAGCTGCTCATGAGGATGCTGCAGATGCTGGTACTCCCCCTCATCGTCTCCAGCCTTGTCACAG GTATGGCATCCCTGGACAACAAGGCAACAGGACGGATGGGAATGCGGGCAGCTGTGTACTACATGGTGACCACAGTCATTGCGGTTTTCATCGGGATCCTAATGGTCACCATCATCCATCCTGGCAAGGGCTCCAAGGAGGGGCTGCACCGTGAGGGCCGGATTGAGACTGTCCCAACAGCTGATGCTTTCATGGACCTGGTCAG AAATATGTTTCCACCTAACCTTGTGGAGGCCTGCTTTAAACAG TTTAAGACGCAGTACAGCACACGAGTGGTAACCAGGACGATTGTAAGGACAGAGAATGGGTCAGAGCTGGGGGCCTCCATGTCTCCCCCATCCTCAGTAGAGAATGAAACCAGCATCCTGGAGAATGTCACCCGGGCCTTGGGCACCCTGCAGGAGGTGATAAGCTTTGAGGAGACTGTGCCTGTGCCTGGCTCGGCCAATGGCATCAATGCCTTGGGCCTTGTGGTCTTCTCTGTGGCCTTTGGGCTGGTCATTGGTGGCATGAAGCACAAAGGCCGTGTCCTGAGGGACTTCTTCGACAGCCTCAATGAGGCTATTATGAGGCTGGTGGGCATTATCATCTGGTGA